From the genome of Haloarcula taiwanensis:
GGAATCGACCAGAACCGCACCAGTACGGCGCCGTCGCCGTACCACCAGACGCCGCGTCGGATGAGCTCGCCGTCCCACGGCGTCGTGTAGACGAGCGCCAAGCCTGTGAGGATAGCCGTTGCTGTGAGTACGTCCCGGCGGCTGCCGAGGCGGTAGGTGGCCGTCAGCACCAGTGCGGCCACGACCGGGACCACGAACAGGGCGTGGAACTGGAGATACGTGGGCGTGGGCAACATTAGTTCAGGTGCGACACTGGGTCAGCGACGACGCCCGACGCGCGGGTGTCATCCACGCCACGTAGGCTGCCCGTGGCTGTGAGCGTCTGTCGGCGTCTCACCGGGGCCGCGCTCGGACACCGCGCTCACGGTGTAAAACGTCGCTTCGGGGTCACCGTTGCGCCGCCAGTGCCACCACGTGCGGGCGAGGAGCCAGAGCCGGCGGCGGCGGGTGAGATCCGGCGTCTCCGTCAGCACGTCGTAGCCGCGGTCGCGAATGAGCCGGTGGTGGTCAGCGTACAGGACTGCGGCCAGCAACACGCCGAACTGGCAGTCTTCCGGCAGGTACCGAATACCGGCGACGCCCTCGCGATACAGTTCGTCGGTCCGGGCCAGTTCCTCCTGCATCACAGCGCGGAAGGCGTCGTCGACTTCGGCGTCGGCCAGTTGCTCTTCGGTGACGCCGTGGCGGTCAAGCGTCTCCTGTGGGAGGTACACACGCCCGTAGTCGTGGATGTCCTCGCGGACATCCCGCAGGAAGTTTGAGAGCTGAAACGCCTCTGCCAGCGCCGTTGCGTGGGGCAACGCCTCTTCCTTCTGTGGCGGATCCATCACCTCCGTCATCATGTGCCCCACCGCGACGGCAGAGCCACGCATGTACTCGCGAAGATCCTCGAACGTCTCGTAGCGGGCCTGTGCGATGTCCATCTCCATCGCATCAATGAAGACATTGATCGTCTCCTCGGAGATGTCGTGACGCTCGGCGAGGTCCTGAAACGCCGCCATGACCGCCTCGTGGTCTGTTTCAGCCGGGTCAATGTTCCCGAGCGCGGCCTCGCGAATTACCTCCAGTTGCTCGTGCTGGACGGTCGGTGGCGGGCCGTCCGGCTGGTCGACGACTTCGTCCGCGACCCGGAAGAACGCGTACATGACGTACGTCGGGTGGCGGATGCGTTCCGGAAGCAGACGCGTCGCGAGGTGGAACGTCCGTCCGGTTTCCTGCTGTATCGATTTGCTCGTTTGAATGTTATCGGAGTGCATTGAAAGCTATCGGGAAGTCATTCGGCGGACGATTCGTCGCGCGCTTGTCTGGAGGCTGTACGTACTGGTCCGGTCGACCCGTGGTTGCACCGCTATCACTGGGTCGTGTGTCCTGTCCGTTCGCTGACGACAGAGAGGACACTGGTTCGATATCACTACATGTATATACGGTTGTTATCCGTATAAGTAGACTACCAAACTGCTTCGGGAACCACGTCAGGAGTCCGCTGTCGAGAGAGGGGTTCAAAAGCACGGGTTACCAGTTTTCGAACACTTCTTCCAGTAACTTTCGCTCACCAGCACGGAGGTGCTGGTGAAATGTCGATGGGCAGATGTCCATCGACTCGGCCAGTTGCTCGCCGGACACGTCCCGCGGCCAGTCGAAGAAGCCGCCCAGGAACCCCTTCCGGAGCGCCGTTAGCTGGCGATTAGTCAGTCGGTCCTCGACGTTTGCGATGAACGCCTGCCGGGAGACCGGTGGTTCGTCCCGTTCCCGCACGGAAAGTAGTTCTGTCTCCGGATACCGGCTGCGGACCTGCTCGACCACGCTCCGAGTTTCCATCGATGCCGGAAGCGCGACAGTGACCGTCGCCTGCCCGGGTTCGACCAAGATGTCGCCCGTCTGGGCCCCGCGGTCGGCGACAACGGAGACGACCGGCGGGTCCGAGACAGTGAACTCGAACAGTGCCGATGAGTCGGCCGTCGAAACGTGCGAGACACCCGAGACGTGTGGGTGGTCAGCGGCGACGGCGCAGACCGCTGAGGGGTCGTCCGTCTCGACGAGGAAGAACATCACCGTCTCCTCGCCGTCGGGAACGCTCCCGCCGTACTCCATCGAGCAGCCGAGTTCGCTCGCCACGTCGATGTAGAAGACGTCCGGGTCGGTGACCTGCAGTTCGAGTTCGGTAACGTTGTCGGCGGTCAGCAGTCGGCTGGTCTCGCGGGCGTCGATAGCCGCAGCAGTCGCCCGGCCGATGGTCCCCAGTACGGCCTGCTCTCGGGGGTCGAACACGTCGTCGCTGTCGGCGTAGACAGTGAGGACGCCGTACAGCGACTCGCCGGAGACGAGCGGGACTGCCGCGACCGATGCCACATCGGAGTCGGCGAGCCGGCTGTGTTGCTCGTCGATGTCGCCGGTCACCACCTGCATCTCCTCGGTTCGGGCCGCCTCCGCGACCGGGTCGTCGGCGTCCAGCGGGATGGACAGCGTTGTCGGGTGGTCGGCGGAGAGCGCCGTCGACGACAGCGTCTCATCGCGCAGGTCGAGTTCGGACACCCAGGCGAACTGGTAGGAGTCGACTTCGGCCAGCCGGTCACAGACGGTCTGCTGGATCGCCTCGCGCGAATCAACGGTCAGTACGTCGCCCATCACCGCTTTCAACAGCCCGTCGACCCGGTCGACGAGCTGTTTGAGGTTCTGTCGTTCGGCTTTGAGCTCCTCGCTCCGTCGCTCGGCCGCCAGTTCGGCGAGCTTCCGCTGGGTGATGTCGATGTGTGCGACGACGGCGCTCCCGGCTTCGTCGTCGGGTAACGGTGCGACCCGCATCAGAAACCACTGTTTCTCTTCCGGAGAATGACATGGGTACTCCATCGTGAACAGGTCCTGCTCACCGTCGATAACCGATTCGATGCCGCCGACTGCCTGTCCGGCGTATTCGTCCGCGTCGACATCAGTTGTCGTGAAGTAGTTCGTCCCCTCCATCTCCCCGTCCTCGTCGCCCGCGAACTCCCGCCAGGCGCGGTTGGTGAACAGGATCGTTCCCTCGTCGTCGAGGACAGCGATATTGATGGGTAGCGTGTCCAACGTCGAGTGAGCGAGTGTCTCTGGTGGCTTCATTCAGTGTCCCTGGCTCGGAATAGCCGATACCCTGTGTAATAGCGGCTGGTGAATAAACGTGTGGCCCGAAAACGGGGGACTGTTGCCTGTGCGAAAACCTCTAAACGCTATCGCCCGAAACCCGTAGGTATGTTCGGGTCCCGGAATTCCCGGGGAGAGTCAGTCACCTGCATCGCGTGTGGGGAGTCCATCTTACGATCCGAGGCCCGCGAGTACGACAAACACGGCGACCGGTGGGACCGCCGGGACAAGACGTTCGAACACCTCTGTAAAGCCTGTTTTGCCGAGCTGTGCCAGCAACCACGGGATGGCCTCGAAACGACGCTTGATGCCGCCGGAGCGGGCGAGGCCGATCAAGAGACGTTCCTGAAACGGTTCCGGGAACTCTCCGAGGGCGACGCTCGCAGGGAATGAGACGGGGGAGTTGCGGTCTAGTCCCACCCCGACAGCCCTAACTACGCCCTGTTCGTACCGGGTGACATGACTACAGAGGACGCGCAGGCGGCCGCCGGGACCGCCGAAGGGCAAGGCCCCGTCGAAATCGACCCGGAGATGGCCCGACACTTAGAAAACAAGCGCGAAGAACTGTTCGAGAAGTTCGGCATCCCCGACGAGTTTCCGCCCGAGGTACTTGAGGAGGCCAAAGAGCGAACGCAGGACGTGCAGGCCGAAATCGAGGACGAGGTCGACGAGCGCCGGGACCTCCGAGAGATGACGACCTGGACGACAGACCCCATTGACGCCCAGGACTTCGACGACGCCATCTCCATCGAGGAGCGCGAGGACGAGATCGTCCTCTGGGTCCACATCGCCGACGTGACTCACTACGTCAACCCCGACACGAAGATGTGGGAGCAGGCCGTCGAGCGCGGGAACACCGTCTACCTCCCGGCCTATACCGTCCACATGCTGCCGCCCGTCCTCGCCGAGACCGTCTGTTCGCTGGTCCCCAACGAGGACCGCCTGGCTCACACCGTCGAGATGCACCTCGACAAGGAGAACCTCGGCTACGAGGAGATAAACATCTACAAGTCCGTCATCCGCTCGGACGCTCGCCTGACCTACACCGAGGCCGAGCGCCTGCTGGACGAGCCCGAGACCGCAGACGACGTGCTGGAGGACAAGAGCGTCGACCTCGCGGAGAAAACCGAGCGCGTCTGGGAACTGGCCGACCGGATGCACGAACAGCGCAAAGAGGAAGGGTCGCTTGTCCTCAACCCCGCCCGCGACCGCGCCCACACTATCATCGAGGAGTGCATGCTGAAGGCCAACAAGGCTGTCACCCACGAACTGATGTGGAACCGCGGCGTCGAGGCGATGTATCGGGTCCATCCCCAGCCCAGCCCCGACGAGTGGGACGAGGCACTGGTCGAGATACAGGAACTCGACGGCGTCTCCATCCCCGGCGACGCTTGGGACGACCCACGGAAGGCCGTCAACGCCACGCTCGAACAGGCTCCCGGTCGCCAGCTCGATAAGATCCAATGGGCCGTGATGAAGGTGATGCCCCGGGCGAAGTACATGAACGACCCCTTCGGCGGCCACCACGCCCTGAACTTCGAGATTTACGGCCACTTCACCTCGCCGATTCGACGCCTCTCGGACCTCATCAACCACTGGATCGTCTACACCAACGACGTGCCCGAGGACCTCGTCGCGCTGTGTGACCGCGCCAGCGACCGCCAGAAGGACGCCGAACAGTGCGAGCGCGAGTACAAGAACTTTCTACAGGAGGTCGGTCTCGATCCGTCTGCTGTCAACAACCGCGGTATCGAAGTGGTCGAGAATCCCGACGCGGGTGACGAAGACGATGCCGACGCGGATGCCGCCGACGCAACGGTCGAAGAGTAACGCCGGCACACTCGCGGGGCGTCCTCGACAACAGGAAGACCTTTTCACAGTCGGTGCGGCACTGCCCGTATGTGCCCTCCAGCACCCGCAATCGTTACCGAGGGGTTGACGAAGCGCTACAGCGGGGTCTCGGCGATAGAAGACCTCGACCTCACAGTCCCGCGCGGGAGCGTCTTCGGCTTTCTCGGCCCCAACGGCGCGGGCAAGACCTCGACGATTCGCATCCTGACGACGTTGACGAACCCGACAAACGGCAC
Proteins encoded in this window:
- a CDS encoding geranylgeranyl-diphosphate geranylgeranyltransferase, translated to MHSDNIQTSKSIQQETGRTFHLATRLLPERIRHPTYVMYAFFRVADEVVDQPDGPPPTVQHEQLEVIREAALGNIDPAETDHEAVMAAFQDLAERHDISEETINVFIDAMEMDIAQARYETFEDLREYMRGSAVAVGHMMTEVMDPPQKEEALPHATALAEAFQLSNFLRDVREDIHDYGRVYLPQETLDRHGVTEEQLADAEVDDAFRAVMQEELARTDELYREGVAGIRYLPEDCQFGVLLAAVLYADHHRLIRDRGYDVLTETPDLTRRRRLWLLARTWWHWRRNGDPEATFYTVSAVSERGPGETPTDAHSHGQPTWRG
- a CDS encoding transcriptional regulator, which gives rise to MKPPETLAHSTLDTLPINIAVLDDEGTILFTNRAWREFAGDEDGEMEGTNYFTTTDVDADEYAGQAVGGIESVIDGEQDLFTMEYPCHSPEEKQWFLMRVAPLPDDEAGSAVVAHIDITQRKLAELAAERRSEELKAERQNLKQLVDRVDGLLKAVMGDVLTVDSREAIQQTVCDRLAEVDSYQFAWVSELDLRDETLSSTALSADHPTTLSIPLDADDPVAEAARTEEMQVVTGDIDEQHSRLADSDVASVAAVPLVSGESLYGVLTVYADSDDVFDPREQAVLGTIGRATAAAIDARETSRLLTADNVTELELQVTDPDVFYIDVASELGCSMEYGGSVPDGEETVMFFLVETDDPSAVCAVAADHPHVSGVSHVSTADSSALFEFTVSDPPVVSVVADRGAQTGDILVEPGQATVTVALPASMETRSVVEQVRSRYPETELLSVRERDEPPVSRQAFIANVEDRLTNRQLTALRKGFLGGFFDWPRDVSGEQLAESMDICPSTFHQHLRAGERKLLEEVFENW
- a CDS encoding ribonuclease R, which codes for MTTEDAQAAAGTAEGQGPVEIDPEMARHLENKREELFEKFGIPDEFPPEVLEEAKERTQDVQAEIEDEVDERRDLREMTTWTTDPIDAQDFDDAISIEEREDEIVLWVHIADVTHYVNPDTKMWEQAVERGNTVYLPAYTVHMLPPVLAETVCSLVPNEDRLAHTVEMHLDKENLGYEEINIYKSVIRSDARLTYTEAERLLDEPETADDVLEDKSVDLAEKTERVWELADRMHEQRKEEGSLVLNPARDRAHTIIEECMLKANKAVTHELMWNRGVEAMYRVHPQPSPDEWDEALVEIQELDGVSIPGDAWDDPRKAVNATLEQAPGRQLDKIQWAVMKVMPRAKYMNDPFGGHHALNFEIYGHFTSPIRRLSDLINHWIVYTNDVPEDLVALCDRASDRQKDAEQCEREYKNFLQEVGLDPSAVNNRGIEVVENPDAGDEDDADADAADATVEE